A segment of the Trifolium pratense cultivar HEN17-A07 linkage group LG7, ARS_RC_1.1, whole genome shotgun sequence genome:
CTTCCAAAGAACAAAAATTTCTAATAAATTCCCCCATCGGCCATGGGATGAAGCACTACTGCTATGTAACAACACTGATCATAATGTTAATGAGATGTTTCTTCGCTTTATGTCtaggtgaaagaaaaaaatgactaACTCGAACCAACCTTTTCCTAGTGTATGTCTGTGAAAAGGAGAACGAGATAAACCAAACTTGATTCAATAAATGTGAGTATTAAGTTAAATTGCAAACCTTCAAACGTGTGAACTCTTCATGAACAGCCGGATCTAGTAACAACCTCCTTGCCTGAAAAATACATCCCAAAGAACATCAAGGTATTTCTGTTCTGAGCAGAActattaaaatacaaaaaacaaaaatggaatGCAAGATACATTCGTTCAGCCAACAAAGATGCCGTAGTTGTACAATAGAACAGACAAGCACAGAAGAACCAATGTCATTCCTCATTTACCACAGCTATTGATTTTCTCTACGTTTAGTTAAAAGGTACAGCAACCAAGCACTTTTCCACTAAGTGGAGTCGGACACATGGATCAAACAATGTGTAGATAGACCATTAATGGTGTGCTAAGACAATTTTGAGGCAACGAGGGACCGCAAAACAAGAACCCACTAtgttgttacttgttagatGGGTGTTTTTTTGCCCTTGTAGTGCATGTAACATGTGCCACTCCCAGTTGCATGTAGTATATGGCATGGGAGGTTTGTTTCTGGGTGTTTCTTTTATGAAGCAACATGGTACTACATGCATATACTGCtcattgtttatattttgatgttaGAAGACATTTGAAAAGTTCATCGTTTCTCTTTCACAATAAAGGCAGCAGTGATATTAAGGTTAGATATAATTATATAGGTGCTTTTGATTTATTCAACAAGCCAGAATGAGTACATTGGCTGACAACTAAATGATTTATTTCAACctttcaaatttttctttttattgtaaATTATTGTAGAATAATACATTTAGCCAAAGAATTTATTGAGAATGTAATCACTCGTCACTgttggaaaaacaaaaatacaactaTTTTCCTAAAAAcaaattgtaattttaaacaACCAAACTAGGTTATAAAAAAACTGCaagtaaataagaaaataatggATGCATTTCATCATCCAAGGTGTACACGTTACTTCAGCACTTAATCAAATACAAACACATTTCGGCAAAGCAAGAAGCAAAACAATTTGAAATGAAGGCAAGTAATCACAACTCACAAGCAGTTtctacattggtaaaaagaatcTGAAAAAACCAATTGGGTTTAAAAATAAACGCATAAAGAATAATCATCAGCGAGTCAAAAATATCTTCATAGGTGAGTTCTAAGCATACCTGCATTGATGGTGGCTTGAGTTGAACTTTCAGATCCCGTACAGCAGACTGAAGGTTTCAGACAACCATaaccaaatgaaaaaataatattaagaaaaagaaaaataagaagcacaacaacaataataaaagataaaaaattaatgggAAAAACCCAAGTTCcatattgaaaatagattagGTCTAAAAAAGTTTATAGAGAATGACAGAGTCTATCTATTTGGGCCACTATTTAGAAGGCAAACAAAGGGAACATACTCAGGTGGTTGAGCTggatgtcaaaaaaaaaaaaaatacatgctAATTGCCAAACCAAACAAGAAAGCAAGAATCTTGAGTTAAGAATATTACTTTCAACTCCGCTATCTCTTGTTCCCGTTTAGCAAATGTTTTAATGAATGCCGAATCTTTTTTCTTCGCTTTTTCAAGCTGACAACCAgtagaaaaattataaagagtCAATGAAACCTAGTCCCTGGTAATgtattattttgatgaaaaaaatggaACTTCGATTCAAAACCTGCTCTCTCAATGACTCTTCAGATGATTTCAGAGCCTGAAGGTAATTAATCAACATTTTTGGCTCTGGCAAGATTAAACAATTGTTCAGGTGTACATTTAAAATACAGGAAGTAATGGTAGAATGAGCTAAATCCTGAACAATTAAAACAggtatatagtatatactacTTGCAAAAGACAATGTACAAACAAACCTGGAGCAGCCCCAGCATTTACAACAGGCTCATTTTGAATTGAAGAATGCCAACTCTGAATCTCAGACTTTGCAGCCTCGAGCTCATTCTGGAAATGCAATTATCTAATCAAATCTTTCATTGTGAACCACTTATGAACTTATGAGTGTCAAAGTGTAGGATACATGGATCATAATATTTATAACAAAAGTTCAAATTCttttacgtaaaaaaaaaaaagtataaaactggaaagtaaaaagaaaaagatacagGCCAACTTAAAGGAGAAAACAATGTGAATTCTTTAAGAGGAAAACATACTTGGCATGTTGCAAGCTGATCCTTACAGCTCTGGAGGCTGCAAAAAACATGCTTACAAATTAAAATTGGCCCAAATATTGTACTCCAATCTAGGCACAGTAAAATATGTTGGTACATAGTATCTATGCTGAGAAATAGTGGAATACCTTTCACGAAGTGACAAGATCATTCCTGTTGTTACGCCAGAGGCAGTTTCTTCAGCTTTAGATTTGGCCTACATCACAAATGGTGGTAAACAATCTAAGAGAAACTCAATTTTGTATATTGTGCTGAAAATGGATTTGCTAAACAATTACAATGTATAGATTGCATTTTATGTTACTAAACTGCTAAGGGAATCTAACTAACTGACAGCTGTAAGTTAGTTTAGTCACAACGGAAGTTCAGTTTGTAACAACGGAAATATAACCTAAAATAGGACCTATGTGAGCTCTCATAAGCTCGAGTAGATGTACTCCCTTAATAACTtcttattttaatgttttgatTAAGCTAAGCATATTATTAGTAAGCTTATCATAAACGAAGCAACCCACTTCACTCGTGTCTCATGCCAACTTCCATTGCTCACCAATACATCAACAAATAAACACCCCAATCAAACCAGCATAACTAATCATTAAGGTAATTGAACTTtaagaacaacaaaaaaacagaGCATGTAAAACACAGAAGCTCAACCATCACCCTCATCATTCAAAAACGTTCAAGTTGCGTTATTGCAAGAACACAGTAACATACTAACATCTTTCAAGCTTCTTCATTTTCCTATATCTGGATACTTTtaactaaaaagtaaaaactaatAGGACCGTGTTTGGATTGAcctatttgagtttatctaccaACGTAAGTTTTGTGAAACAGTTTGAGAGAACTTTTAAAAACAGCTTGTGACAtgtttataagctgttttcagcttatgttcataagttctccaagatagcttatgaacaCAGTTTAtatcttatatgaaaacaatttaatttatcttttgctatagaaataagcacttatcatgataagcgcgcttatgctataagcaaaTCCTCCTTTAGtgctaaaatgtttttttatttttatttttattattattattgattaatataaaaaatgacattCAGATCAGTTCAATTCTTCTACTTCTTGGATTACTGTAAAGTATAATGAATTTAGCGAATAATTCATAGATAAAATAGCATAAGCAGCAATACCATAAGCTAAAATGCAAGCAGCGCATAACAGATTCAAGTAAATAGTTACCTTCTTCGGTGCAAAAGGATCGTTTTCATAATCTTCATCATCGTAATCCGGAGATGGTCTCTTATTACCTGTGTTCACAAACAACAAATCAATCAAACAGAATTAACAAATCAGTCACCGAACAAATTTGAGAAAACACagttcaataaaaaaaaaatcaaaaacctGAATGCCTTCCACCAATTTCACCACCGAAATCGAAATCCTACATTGACAGAATAAAAATTAAGGTGAAATTAGAATCGTAGAAGGCAATGATGAGAGGTGTTAAAAGCACTTACATCATCAGGGGAAGCCATGAAGCTGAAGAAACCCTAGATATAGAAGAGATCGGAAAGAAGCGAAGAGTTGCAACACGGTTAGGTTATTTGCGAAGGAGGCGAAATCCTAAAACCAAGGGCGTGACCGTTAACCTTGCTCAGTCGTTACTTGTTAGTAATAAACGTTTAACGGAGAAACGCTGCATATGCCATGGCTGATGCTTCTGAGTTCTAATTCACGGTGACACCTTATAAGGATGAAGACTGTGTTATGTTCTCGGTTCTCACTAGACAGACACACTTGCGAGGTGAACTCAAACAGCAGAtagatcaaattaaattaaatattttttttttttgttcgtACAAAAAATATAAGTTTTGCTTCTTATAATCgttttttagggttttgatATAACAAGTGCAcctaagaaacaaaaaaaaataaaaaaaaaatactccctccgttgctttttaagagttttttttttttatatatataatacttctttcgtttcaaaatataaaaaatatttgaccaCTGCACGCACACCAATGTATAATTTCGATGAGTTCAAATTCCCTCCATTTGATGATATGTCCATTTAGTCCATTGATTATATGGATTAGTgtcatgtgtaaaaaaaaaatccaatggTTGAGATCAGGtctcaaaatattaatattttttaataaaaaacactTTAGCGCGCTTCTGTGATCAATCCTCTTCCTCATCAAACTCATCACCGCTGCGATAACCCAGTTCACTCCAAATTCTAGTTATCTATTCTTCTTCCTTCGTCTTCTCCCAATTCCAGTTCTAAATATCCCCTTTAATCCATGGTCTTCTCTCACCAGTTACTGTTTAAATCAAATTTGGCTTCCATTCTTCAGCAAGGTGTTATATCGTTGTATCAacactaattttttataaaagaaatcaCACTTTGAATCAAACAACCAAAGAAAAGATGGTATAAAAGAAATCTAGAGcacaaatttgaaacaaaatagaAGATCAAGATTTGAAAAGGGTAATCAATACACCGTGAACAAGTTATTCTCAATTAGGAGACGCAGTAGGTTTGGATCAAAAGCAAACAGTGACGACAAACGTGAACAAGTTATTCGGCGGTAGCAAAGTAACACAAACGGTGAATCTGGGTGATACAAGGAGATGGATAGACGAATGTGCTGCggtgttttctttttattttttattaatattttggtACCTGATCTCAACCattggatattttttttacacatgacATTCATCCATGTAATTAATGGACTAAATGGAAATATCACTAAATGGAGGGAACTCGCACTCaactttgattaaaaatatctttaattatgcattattaaaaattatagaaatttgatattttgaaaatattcgtcgaaacaaataaaacaataacttatatgataatatttacatttatatacttgtagaaaaatacggtcaaaacaataCTATATGAgtaactaacggaaatgactaacttgaaacctaaaataaacgtaagagacctaattgatactttttaaacgtaagggaccaaattgaaacataaaataaacgtaagggaccaaatgtgtagttaaaccttaGCCAAATGTGAACAAGTTGgatcacaaataaaaaagatttaaaatgtGATGTTGCCGGTCTAAAATTATAGGCTTGAAGTTTTATTACCATTCAATGAAGTGGGATAGGGCGGATTCTACCGTGCAAGAGCTACTCGTATCTTTCACGGTGCATAAGCATTTTTATTCATTGGATTATTGCTTCCTCATAATAATACAGTACACCTTCTGCACCTAATCACTCCTTGTCTCCTTCATCAACTTTAATTTTCCACTAGATCCCCTTTCTTCCTCATCGCTGGGTAACAAATCACGACAAATAGCATTACTTTCCCCGAACAACATGAATCCAGATTAAATGGAACAAACAAAGCTTACAAAAAACATTGGAACATGAGAGcaagaaaaaattgttttattaattattatatcaCGTGCGACAGATACATCAAAACATTTTTCCCAGATATGACTTTACTATTGGAtctataatttgattttttttttccgtttaGATCCGAAGCACAAAAACCCTAAcccaacttttattttaaaaaatcgaGTAGGgagtaatcaattttaatatttgtaggGTTCTTGAAAAGAATTGCAACACAATTTTCTGGCTTTGTGTGTTTGATAGAtaaaaaaatctcttaaaacACCAAAAATTGTTGAAGATGGAGAAAGCTTCAATGGTGATAGACATTGAAATGGAGAAGAAAATGACCATTTGGATTgtacattattattaattatattatcaaTATTTAAGGGTGTTGTGTTTTATTTGTGGCTTTGATCCTAGAATTTAAggatgttatattttatttagaagATGAAGATTTTGATGTAGAGGTGAAGGTAGAAGATAACATACAAGGAACATGAGAATAGAGTTACGGTTGAGGAAAGAGAGGAAAGAGAGTGTAGTGGGGAGAGAGGAAAGAGAATAAATTATGCTATAGAGGGtgttgttgaggcaaaatccacctttgatgttttaaagattacaaacatctttaattatattttaaatgattctgatcattttgttatctaacaagtgctttttgtaacaccccgaactaactacccttaaaaacgtgatcttaaaaactttttaaagataagtagccggagcgctacggaaaacattttcaaaaaacgatcgtgcacatgacacgaaacgtcgcagcggaaaacataacataaaggattttcaaagcaatgaacaaaatagttcaaaagataaatcatctaaataaaacataagttaagatgttcgcatcgatatacgacggaatacaaacgatccccgactcgatgttacaaaataccagagcactaatatacatcacaacccaactaaacttaacaaaactatacaaaggtagcctacactagctcctcaccaaaagtgctccacaccaaaacgatctgcagctaaagctcgatcgaaacctcgacctgaatacctgaacccccaaaggtccagcacataacaattaggtagagagttagtaatcataatcacatacatacgaatatagaaacgcacctatattcaacctatcacgtattactaactcacacacatacctcaataagtaatacaccagataacacatactcacaaatactcaaccagatagtttcacgtcgtttcggacaacacaaagaactcacataacacataattgcacatttactcaaatgcgactaatgccaaacattcaatgtcatgccaacctagacacgactaatgcatgaggtaccatcttctttatcaaggaacttaccattgatattcttctttattggacaagtccaatatccttctttatcagacaagtctgatatccctaaataatgcatgaatttatgaatgtcatgcatttaccaaacatatgataatcacgtagcacgaagctactgctcactacatggataacataatccattaaacttctttatcagacaaactgatattcttctttatcggacaacccgatatacaaaaatacatatacttctttgacattttatataaatgccattacacaacacaattattaaacatataataattccaaaccaaaacgaaaccaaatacatggatacacacactttacaaacattaacaaaaaattgctgtcgcagaggccttcgctaagcgagggcttagcgagacatggcgaacctcaacaggaagtcacctgctcatggcgagcattggcgagcttcagcgaacatgttcgctacagcgaactactggtcgcttagcgaactacaccagaaaaatatctgttcttgagtttcaacaaggcggtttaaccttgaatccactcaaaaatacatctagacatgttataaattctcttaaacagctaattcaagcatatatggtatcaaggaacattaatcatcccttccaaacatccaaatacatcaaacaatcaaaatcatgtcaatttcttgcaaaataagcaaagttgcataaacatgcaaaacaatcatcaaacatatacatattccctcctagatgttcattaagcatactaagatgaaaaggacatgtttatgataaagaaatttcacccaaaccccaaagaaattgggtgagagagtttaggaatggaggctagacacctcccctctcttggatcacccaagcttatgcttaaccactctcaccttagattgaatgatgattcttggcctctaaactcttctccttgctcgtgttcttctagccaaaaccctagcttagcttgttcttgctcttgcttctaagctcacaaacttcaaacttctcatgaaaaatgaattgtgatactattcattggtttgacttggttacttatactactctctattggtcatgaaccaagcccaatggcttaggcccattaagcttctatcacacgtcccaagcccactaacatggcaaaggtttcgctcacaaacttatgttcgcgataaataattatacgtcgcgtaaataaatatttaacactaacccaaaatatatgcaaatatataaaatatcgatttactaaaaatcgggtcgttacaactctaccccccttaaaagaatttcgccctcgaaattacctaagagataaaacagagaacgaaccctcaacgcggcatcttcggtttcttgcataccggactcttgtgaccttcctcgccacaattgaaacaaaacaatttcacccgacaagcatcggccttgtgcccaaactgtccacaattgaaacacttgtcgcttttcctcgggcaatcatatgacatatgaccccgctctccacatttgtaacaacttccacttccttgcttcttctttccacttccattgcccttgttctcatacggcttaccacgatccaaaccttttcctttcctatcattcagaaccttatagtagttggtcttggctttgctatcttcatcacaaatccttgctttggtcataagggtcggaaaatccctgatttcagaaaatccaatcaaaagcttgatatccggacgaagtccactctcgaacttgacacacttatcctcttcggctcccaccgtgttgtagtgtggactaaacacacacaaagcttcaaacttagccgtatactcggcgaccgataaatttccttgcttgagctccatgaactcgatcactttcttattcttcacatcagccggaaagtacttccttaaaaattcccttttgaaagtttcccaaacgatggcaacaccgtccactcctatcctgagtctcacattcctccaccaaacgattgcctcctctctaagggcataagttcccaaagtagtcttgttctcctcagaacaacccattgcttcaaatatgatctcaacctcatctaaccacttgatagcccactccgggttatagcctccggtaaacagagtcggtttatgcgacataaacctttccaatcttttctcactatccctttccgggtcattatcccttaccaccaatgtagtcaaagtagtcaaagcttgtgcaatctgagcgttggtcctagcagcagtcatgattcctgaacgaatcacaactcgacgttagaatgtattaacagtgtacccaacacatgcttcatacaagagaaagaaaatcctaatggctcacatgaaccgacttgctctgataccacttattgtaacaccccgaactaactacccttaaaaacgtgatcttaaaaactttttaaagataagtagccggagcgctacggaaaacattttcaaaaaacgatcgtgcacatgacacgaaacgtcgcagcggaaaacataacataaaggattttcaaagcaatgaacaaaatagttcaaaagataaatcatctaaataaaacataagttaagatgttcgcatcgatatacgacagaatacaaacgatccccgactcgatgttacaaaataccagagcactaatatacatcacaacccaactaaacttaacaaaactatacaaaggtagcctacactagctcctcaccaaaagtgctccacaccaaaacgatctgcagctaaagctcgatcgaaacctcgacctgaatacctgaacccccaaaggtccagcacataacaattaggtagagagttagtaatcataatcacatacatacgaatatagaaacgcacctatattcaacctatcacgtattactaactcacacacatacctcaataagtaatacaccagataacacatactcacaaatactcaaccagatagtttcacgtcgtttcggacaacacaaagaactcacataacacataacacataattgcacatttactcaaatgcgactaatgccaaacattcaatgtcatgccaacctagacacgactaatgcatgaggtaccatcttctttatcaaggaacttaccattgatattcttctttattggacaagtccaatatccttctttatcagacaagtctgatatccctaaataatgcatgaatttatgaatgtcatgcatttaccaaacatatgataatcacgtagcacgaagctactgctcactacatggataacataatccattaaacttctttatcagacaaactgatattcttctttatcggacaacccgatatacaaaaatacatatacttctttgacattttatataaatgccattacacaacacaattattaaacatataataattccaaaccaaaacgaaaccaaatacatggatacacacactttacaaacattaacaaaaattgctgtcgcagaggccttcgctaagcgagggcttagcgagacatggcgaacctcaccaggaagtcacctgctcatggcgagcattggcgagcttcagcgaacatgttcgctacagcgaactactggtcgcttagcgaactacaccagaaaaatatctgttcttgagtttcaataaggcggtttaaccttgaatccactcaaaaatacatctagacatgttataaattctcttaaacagctaattcaagcatatatggtatcaaggaacattaatcatcccttccaaacattcaaatacatcaaacaatcaaaatcatgtcaatttcttgcaaaataagcaaagttgcataaacatgcaaaacaatcatcaaacatatacatattccctcctagatgttcattaagcatactaagatgaaaaggacatgtttatgataaagaaatttcacccaaaccccaaagaaattgggtgagagagtttaggaatggaggctagacacctcccctctcttggatcacccaagcttatgcttaaccactctcaccttagattgaatgatgattcttggcctctaaactcttctccttgctcgtgttcttctagccaaaaccctaacttagcttgttcttgctcttgcttctaagctcacaaacttcaaacttctcatgaaaaatgaattgtgatactattcattggtttgacttggttacttatactactctctattggtcatgaaccaagcccaatggcttaggcccattaagcttctatcacacgccccaagcccactaacatggcaaaggtttcgctcacaaacttatgttcgcgataaataattatacgtcgcgtaaataaatatttaacactaacccaaaatatatgcaaatatataaaatatcgatttactaaaaatcgggtcgttacacttTTGAGTGGCATAAGATTAAATAGATTCTAACAAACCACTTGCAAAGTAAAAATCCTGCAAAGTTGTTTCAAGATCAttctgagaacattcttagcagacagactgcagttttggttataagcacgttttggaaataagtgctttctggtttttcaagtcaactaagaacaaaacaaataagcactttacaattgatttttggaccaaatcactacaggagataatctcttttgggatcaacaacatttGATGGAAATTAAGCatatgctttcctagtcatGTGATGAATCACAAGCATTGATCTCTCATgatcttttatggtattgatcatcCAATGAAAACACCTGATCACATATCCTAGACCAATCAGAATGCAACAACACATTTTTAAGTATGAGTTGTGATGTACTTGCAAAAGGACCATTTTGGGAACATTCTTCAATGGTGGTGTCATAGAAGTACTTTTTGTCTCATGCTCTTGTACTATTCCAGCTGGTTTTATTCTCAAAGCTAAGGCTACTACTGATCAGCCCTTAGAGCTATTTAACAGCTGCACACCACAAGgaaggaaggatgaaggttcatcACTTTGGCTGGTGcagtcaagactgtttcaagactgatgcaagactgatcctgcacacagtttttcaaaaccatttccaactgtcatgagtccttttctgagcatccaaacagctatatctgatacatgacagtggaaggaagtaagaaacaactcatatgtacTTGGTAACAGCTCACACATATTTGGATCTTATGAATCAAAGCCAAATGGAaatcaagactgttccaagactgaacagagaatctgcaaattatgcagaagttgtctgctgcaTGTAGAGCACTGAGTAACAACTCTATTTTgccctctaactgatatacttgaaggccaagtttcaatctcaagcaagcatctataaaaggcaatcaaGTCCAAGGGAAAGAGTAAGAGTTTTCAAGCAATTCAAGTGATAAAAATCTCATTCAATCTCTTTAGCTCTAAGTCCTTTTTAAGTCACTCTCTTGTAACACAATCTGAGTACAAAACCTCTTTAGAGTGCTTTCATCTAAGCTTCTCTTTTATAGTGAGTCTGAAATTAAGCTTAGAAACAAATCATCTATATTGTaattgctcaagtcaatacgtgactattgattgagtgttgtTTGGTCAAGGTAACTAGGAAATTTcaaag
Coding sequences within it:
- the LOC123898596 gene encoding FKBP12-interacting protein of 37 kDa-like, with the protein product MASPDDDFDFGGEIGGRHSGNKRPSPDYDDEDYENDPFAPKKAKSKAEETASGVTTGMILSLRESLQSCKDQLATCQNELEAAKSEIQSWHSSIQNEPVVNAGAAPEPKMLINYLQALKSSEESLREQLEKAKKKDSAFIKTFAKREQEIAELKSAVRDLKVQLKPPSMQARRLLLDPAVHEEFTRLKNLVEEKDKKLKELQDNISAITFTSQSKMGKMLMAKCRTLQEENEEIGNQASEGKIHEFTMKLALQKSQNAQLRSQFEGLQKHMEGLTNDVERSNETVLMLQEKLDEKDQEIQRLKHELQENNLTEDGRSDATFNRSDDDKLTTEEDKLTTEEAAN